The following are encoded in a window of Sebastes umbrosus isolate fSebUmb1 chromosome 7, fSebUmb1.pri, whole genome shotgun sequence genomic DNA:
- the LOC119491805 gene encoding extracellular calcium-sensing receptor-like: protein MYSVLLNSYFSSAVPSPLHSTSCRLQGQFHLNGMHKAGDVVLGGLFHINFFPSFPDFSFTSEPQQPPCNSFDILGFKQAQTMAFAIDEINRNSNLLPNVTLGYSLYDNCGALVVGFSGALSLASGLEEQFILDKSCVGTPPVLGILGDSSSTRSIAISTVLGLYRLPMVSYFATCSCLSDRKKFPSFFRTIPSDAFQVRAMIQILRRFGWTWTGLLVSNDDYGLHAARSFQSDLGQSGGGCLAYLEVLPWGKDPAEQRRIVDLMRKSTARVVIVFAYESHMINLMEEVVRQNVTGLQWMASEAWTTGTVLQTPHLMPYLNGTLGIAIRRGEIPGLRDFLLRIRPDIQHNNRYGNNMVNQFWEYTFQCRFAPPPAGWVEAKGELCNGQEDLESVETELLDVSNLRPEYNVYKAVYALAYALDDMLRCLPGRGPFRGHSCGSLQRLELWQLVYYLEKVNFTTPFGDQVSFDENGDALPIYDIMNWLWLPDGTTKVENVGEVKESAKGEKLTLDENKIFWNFESKQPPRSVCSESCPPGTRMAREKGQPECCFDCILCSEGKISNETDSMDCTSCPEDFWSSPKRDHCVPKKTEFLSYQEPLGICLTAITLLGTFICAVVLGIFIYHRSTPIVRANNSELSFQLLMSLKLCFLCSLLFIGRPRMWTCQLRHAAFGISFVLCVSCILVKTMVVLAVFKASKPGGGASLKWFGAVQQRGTVVVLTSIQAAICTAWLVSASPAPHKNTQYHNDKIVYECVVGSTVGFAVLLVYIGLLAILSFLLAFMARNLPDNFNEAKFITFSMLIFCAVWVAFVPAYISSPGKYADAVEVFAILASSFGLLVALFGPKCYIILLRPERNTKKAIMGRGIES, encoded by the exons ATGTATTCTGTGTTGTTGAATTCCTACTTTTCTTCTGCTGTGCCCTCCCCTCTCCATTCCACCTCCTGCCGGTTACAGGGACAGTTTCATCTAAATGGGATGCACAAGGCTGGAGATGTGGTTCTGGGAGGATTGTTTCATATCAacttttttccttcctttcctgaCTTTTCTTTTACCTCAGAGCCACAACAGCCTCCCTGCAACAG ttttgaTATTCTAGGATTCAAACAGGCCCAGACCATGGCCTTTGCTATTGATGAGATCAACAGAAACTCCAACCTACTACCTAATGTGACTCTGGGATACAGTCTTTATGATAACTGCGGTGCGCTTGTTGTTGGATTCAGTGGGGCATTATCACTGGCAAGTGGTCTAGAGGAGCAGTTTATATTGGACAAGAGCTGTGTAGGAACGCCTCCAGTCCTAGGGATTTTGGGTGATTCTTCCTCTACACGTTCTATTGCCATCTCCACTGTCTTAGGTTTGTACAGATTACCAATG GTGAGTTATTTTGCCACATGTTCGTGCCTGAGTGACCGGAAAAAGTTTCCATCCTTCTTTAGGACGATACCAAGTGATGCTTTCCAG GTACGTGCTATGATTCAGATTCTCAGGCGGTTTGGCTGGACTTGGACAGGTCTGCTGGTTAGTAATGATGATTATGGACTCCACGCCGCCCGATCCTTTCAATCTGATCTGGGTCAGTCTGGTGGAGGGTGTCTGGCCTACTTAGAAGTTTTGCCCTGGGGCAAGGACCCAGCTGAACAAAGGAGAATTGTGGATTTGATGAGGAAATCTACAGCTCGTGTGGTCATTGTCTTTGCATATGAGAGTCACATGATTAACCTCATGGAAGAG GTGGTGAGGCAGAATGTGACAGGCCTGCAGTGGATGGCCAGTGAAGCCTGGACGACAGGTACTGTGCTCCAAACCCCCCACCTCATGCCGTACCTGAATGGCACACTGGGCATTGCCATACGTCGAGGAGAAATACCAGGACTCAGGGACTTCCTGTTAAGAATACGTCCTGACATACAACACAACAACCGCTATGGAAATAACATG gTAAATCAGTTTTGGGAATACACATTTCAGTGTAGATTTGCACCACCTCCAGCAGGTTGGGTGGAGGCTAAGGGAGAACTATGCAATGGACAGGAAGATCTGGAGAGTGTGGAGACTGAGTTGTTGGATGTTTCAAACCTAAGGCCAGAGTATAACGTGTACAAAGCTGTGTATGCTCTGGCATATGCTCTTGATGACATGCTGCGCTGTTTGCCAGGGAGAGGGCCTTTCAGGGGACACAGCTGTGGCAGTTTGCAAAGACTGGAGCTATGGCAG CTTGTGTATTACTTGGAAAAGGTCAACTTCACCACACCATTTGGTGATCAAGTGTCATTTGATGAGAATGGTGATGCCTTACCAATATATGATATTATGAACTGGCTGTGGCTCCCTGATGGAACAACTAAAGTTGAGAATGTGGGCGAGGTCAAAGAGTCAGCCAAAGGTGAAAAACTCACACTTGATGAAAACAAAATCTTCTGGAACTTTGAATCCAAACAG CCCCCCCGTTCAGTGTGCAGTGAGAGCTGTCCACCAGGTACCCGCATGGCCAGAGAGAAGGGGCAACCTGAGTGCTGTTTTGACTGTATCCTTTGTTCTGAGGGAAAGATCAGCAATGAGACTG ACTCCATGGATTGCACCAGTTGTCCAGAGGACTTCTGGTCCAGCCCCAAGCGTGACCACTGTGTTCCTAAGAAAACAGAATTCCTCTCCTATCAAGAGCCTCTAGGTATCTGCCTGACAGCCATCACATTGTTGGGCACATTCATCTGTGCTGTTGTCCTGGGCATCTTCATCTATCATCGCAGCACCCCTATAGTACGCGCCAACAATTCAGAACTGAGTTTCCAGCTATTGATGTCACTTAAATTATGTTTCCTCTGCTCACTGTTGTTTATCGGCCGTCCCAGAATGTGGACATGCCAGCTGAGACATGCAGCATTTGGGATCAGTTTTGTACTTTGTGTCTCATGCATCCTGGTGAAAACCATGGTGGTTCTGGCTGTGTTCAAGGCCTCCAAACCAGGAGGAGGAGCCAGTCTCAAGTGGTTTGGTGCTGTGCAGCAGAGAGGGACCGTTGTGGTTCTTACTTCTATTCAGGCAGCAATCTGCACTGCTTGGCTTGTCTCTGCTTCACCAGCTCCTCATAAAAATACTCAATACCACAATGACAAGATAGTTTATGAGTGTGTAGTCGGATCTACAGTTGGTTTTGCAGTGTTACTAGTTTATATTGGCTTACTGGCTATCCTCAGCTTCCTACTAGCATTCATGGCGAGGAATCTTCCAGACAACTTCAATGAAGCCAAGTTCATCACTTTCAGCATGCTGATCTTCTGTGCTGTGTGGGTAGCATTTGTCCCTGCTTATATTAGCTCACCAGGCAAATATGCAGATGCAGTGGAGGTTTTTGCCATCCTGGCCTCCAGTTTTGGTCTCTTGGTGGCACTGTTTGGACCCAAATGTTACATAATCCTGCTGAGACCAGAGAGGAACACAAAGAAAGCGATCATGGGTCGGGGCATTGAGTCATAA